A portion of the Megalobrama amblycephala isolate DHTTF-2021 linkage group LG23, ASM1881202v1, whole genome shotgun sequence genome contains these proteins:
- the kctd16a gene encoding BTB/POZ domain-containing protein KCTD16a, translating to MVCIAKMALTENCRTYQTPKDSGCAQSCSSDVVELNVGGQVYYTRHATLTSVPNSLLGKLFSTKKDISNDLAQDIKGRFFIDRDGFLFRYVLDYLRDKNVVLPDYFPEKGRLKREAEFFQLPELVKILTPDDYTHSDFDEASQGSDQRLFPASYLDARDRRYGFLTVGYKSSCAFGRDADPKPRGIPKIFICGRVGLAKEVFGDALNDSRDPDRPPERYTSQLYLKFRHLERAFDMLAESGFHIVACNSSLTTSPHNRHTDDRNWSNNTEYVFYRGPSGWSSSHCDCCCKSHKSEREGESGTSFNELSTSCSESQSEASSPQETVIVRPVTRQPNIQTLDRPVKKGPTPIPRRTDLLRVRTTGPRDVMAGKRKPAKEKLTPEQELEKCIQDFRRIKIPARFPERKYMWQSELLKKYQL from the exons ATGG tgTGCATCGCCAAAATGGCCCTGACTGAAAATTGCAGGACTTATCAAACGCCCAAGGACAGTGGATGTGCTCAGAGTTGCTCTTCAGATGTGGTTGAGCTCAATGTAGGTGGACAGGTGTACTACACGCGCCATGCCACCCTCACCAGCGTGCCAAACTCACTGCTGGGTAAATTATTCTCCACTAAAAAGGACATTTCCAACGACCTCGCGCAGGACATCAAGGGACGCTTCTTCATTGACAGGGACGGATTTCTGTTTCGATATGTGCTGGACTATCTCCGAGATAAGAACGTCGTCCTGCCGGATTATTTCCCGGAGAAAGGGAGGCTGAAACGGGAGGCTGAGTTCTTCCAGCTGCCCGAGCTCGTCAAAATCCTCACCCCAGATGATTACACTCACAGTGATTTTGACGAAGCGTCCCAGGGAAGCGATCAGAGGTTGTTCCCCGCGTCTTACCTGGACGCGCGCGATCGGCGCTACGGCTTCCTCACGGTGGGATACAAGAGCTCGTGCGCGTTCGGGAGGGACGCTGATCCAAAACCTCGAGGAATACCCAAAATCTTTATTTGCGGAAGGGTCGGTCTGGCTAAAGAAGTTTTCGGGGACGCGTTGAACGACAGCCGGGATCCTGACCGACCACCTGAGCGATACACTTCCCAGCTTTACCTCAAGTTTCGCCACCTGGAGCGAGCGTTTGATATGCTCGCGGAGAGCGGATTCCACATCGTCGCGTGCAATTCATCACTCACCACATCTCCTCACAACAGACACACAGACGACAGAAACTGGTCCAATAACACGGAGTATGTCTTCTACC GTGGCCCATCCGGATGGTCTTCTTCTCACTGCGACTGCTGCTGCAAGAGTCACAAGAGCGAGCGCGAGGGTGAGAGCGGCACTTCCTTCAACGAGCTCTCCACTTCCTGTTCCGAGTCCCAGTCAGAAGCCAGCTCTCCCCAGGAAACGGTCATCGTGCGTCCGGTCACCCGCCAGCCCAACATCCAGACTTTGGACCGGCCGGTGAAAAAGGGTCCGACCCCAATTCCCAGGAGAACTGATCTGCTTCGCGTGCGGACCACGGGGCCACGTGACGTCATGGCAGGGAAGAGGAAACCGGCCAAGGAGAAGCTGACCCCAGAGCAGGAGCTGGAGAAATGCATCCAGGACTTCCGACGGATTAAAATTCCAGCACGCTTTCCGGAGAGGAAGTACATGTGGCAGTCGGAGCTCTTGAAAAAATATCAGCTCTGA